In Triticum urartu cultivar G1812 chromosome 6, Tu2.1, whole genome shotgun sequence, the following proteins share a genomic window:
- the LOC125512221 gene encoding probable WRKY transcription factor 12, whose translation MHICMDQGSQLGMAYCLPNLSVPDHYYTTPVPLSPLQLPFHPKPLQMPFDQEEALMLSSDHCGLYPLPALPLGSGHSAGAPAIVCEKPTVGFMPNIGAEEVGTSVTARVGYEGATACNGYSSNTWWRGSTMLAGEKGKMKVRRKMREPRFCFQTRSDVDVLDDGYKWRKYGQKVVKNSLHPRSYFRCTHSNCRVKKRVERLSTDCRMVITTYEGRHTHPPCDDNSSSSGDNTTTCF comes from the exons ATGCATATATGCATGGATCAAGGGAGCCAATTGGGGATGGCTTACTGTCTTCCTAACCTCAGTGTGCCAGATCACTACTACACCACACCTGTTCCTCTTTCTCCACTTCAACTACCCTTCCACCCCAAGCCTCTCCAGATGCCATTCGACCAGGAAGAAGCCTTGATGCTCTCTTCTGACCATTGTGGGCTATACCCGCTGCCGGCGCTTCCGCTCGGCAGCGGCCACTCCGCCGGCGCGCCTGCCATCGTCTGCGAGAAGCCCACGGTCGGTTTCATGCCTAATATTGGGGCTGAGGAG GTGGGCACGTCGGTGACGGCAAGAGTTGGCTATGAGGGTGCCACTGCCTGTAATGGTTATTCTAGTAATACATG GTGGAGGGGCTCGACGATGTTGGCGGGGGAGAAGGGGAAGATGAAGGTGAGGAGGAAGATGAGGGAGCCGAGGTTTTGCTTCCAGACCAGAAGCGACGTGGATGTACTTGACGATGGCTACAAGTGGAGGAAATACGGGCAGAAGGTTGTCAAGAACAGTCTGCATCCCAG GAGCTACTTCAGGTGCACGCACAGCAACTGCCGCGTGAAGAAGCGCGTGGAGCGGCTGTCGACGGACTGCCGCATGGTGATCACCACGTACGAGGGCCGCCACACGCACCCCCCCTGCGACGacaactcctcctcctccggcgacaaCACCACCACCTGCTTCTGA